Proteins from one Bacteroidota bacterium genomic window:
- a CDS encoding Zn-dependent hydrolase, whose amino-acid sequence MKQIASIIGLLVLFVSIQANAQNKSKTKKVTTYTGIDIENRLAKYVEVQLTTDMNMLTDKEKQMLPILFEVAKIIEEMYWVEAYGDKNELMSKTKDKGTKKFIEINYGPWDRLDGNNSFIKEIGDKPLGSNFYPADMTSAEFDALDNEAKNSLYTLILRNEANELVVIPYHEFFKDQNLKAHDLLLEAAALAEDEGLKNYLTLRAEALITDQYQPSDLAWLDMKTNTIDFVVGPIENYEDSRYGYKAAHEAFILIKDKVWSAKLAKYAAFLPELQQSLPVNADYKKEKPGTDSELNAYDVVFYAGDCNAGSKTIAINLPNDEEVHILKGTRKLQLKNAMRAKFDKILLPITDVLIDPSQRENVKFDAFFSNTMFHEVAHGLGIKYLVNNSKISVRDALKEQYSAIEEGKADILGLYMVTYLSEKGELSDMDLLDYYVTFSASIFRSVRFGVASSHGKANMMRFNYIIENGGLIRNEKTGTYFVDFERMKVLVSELAVKILTIQGNGDYDAARSWVEEGAKVGEQLQKDLDRLVKLSIPTDIVYKQGPEMLGL is encoded by the coding sequence ATGAAACAAATTGCAAGTATAATTGGATTATTGGTTCTGTTTGTATCAATACAAGCAAATGCCCAAAATAAATCAAAGACTAAAAAAGTGACTACTTACACAGGTATAGATATCGAAAATCGATTGGCAAAGTATGTAGAAGTTCAGCTTACTACTGATATGAATATGCTAACCGACAAAGAAAAACAAATGCTACCTATTTTATTTGAAGTAGCAAAAATTATTGAAGAAATGTATTGGGTTGAAGCTTATGGTGATAAAAATGAGCTTATGTCGAAAACCAAAGACAAGGGAACAAAGAAATTTATTGAGATTAATTATGGCCCATGGGATCGTCTGGATGGTAACAACAGCTTTATCAAAGAAATTGGAGACAAACCATTGGGTTCTAATTTTTATCCTGCTGATATGACATCTGCAGAATTTGATGCACTGGATAATGAAGCTAAAAATAGCTTGTACACATTAATTCTCAGAAATGAGGCCAATGAATTAGTTGTGATTCCTTATCACGAATTTTTTAAAGATCAAAACCTTAAAGCACACGACCTTTTGCTTGAAGCAGCCGCTTTGGCAGAAGATGAAGGATTAAAAAATTATTTGACGTTGCGTGCAGAAGCACTTATAACCGATCAATATCAACCCAGTGATTTAGCTTGGTTGGATATGAAAACTAATACCATTGATTTTGTTGTAGGGCCGATTGAGAATTATGAAGATTCACGTTATGGATATAAAGCAGCTCATGAGGCATTTATCTTAATTAAGGACAAAGTTTGGAGTGCTAAATTGGCAAAATATGCAGCTTTTCTTCCTGAATTACAGCAGTCATTGCCAGTTAATGCGGATTATAAGAAAGAAAAACCGGGTACAGATTCTGAATTGAATGCTTACGATGTTGTATTTTATGCTGGTGATTGCAATGCAGGAAGTAAAACAATAGCCATCAATCTTCCGAATGATGAAGAAGTACATATCCTGAAGGGAACCAGAAAGCTGCAATTGAAAAATGCCATGCGTGCTAAATTCGACAAAATATTACTTCCTATAACAGATGTATTGATTGATCCATCACAAAGAGAAAATGTGAAATTTGATGCTTTCTTTTCAAATACCATGTTTCATGAAGTAGCACATGGATTGGGCATTAAATATTTGGTTAATAATTCCAAAATATCTGTCAGGGATGCTCTGAAAGAACAGTATTCAGCTATTGAAGAAGGGAAAGCTGATATTTTAGGACTCTATATGGTCACTTATTTGTCTGAAAAGGGAGAACTAAGCGACATGGATCTTTTGGACTATTATGTGACTTTTAGTGCTAGTATTTTCCGTTCTGTTCGTTTTGGTGTGGCTAGCTCGCATGGGAAGGCCAACATGATGCGTTTCAATTATATCATTGAAAATGGAGGTTTAATTCGCAATGAAAAGACAGGAACCTATTTTGTCGATTTTGAGAGAATGAAAGTATTGGTATCTGAACTGGCTGTAAAGATTTTGACCATTCAGGGAAATGGTGATTATGATGCAGCAAGAAGCTGGGTTGAAGAAGGAGCCAAAGTGGGTGAACAGTTACAAAAAGATTTGGATCGTTTGGTAAAGCTTTCGATTCCTACTGATATTGTCTATAAACAAG
- a CDS encoding tetratricopeptide repeat protein, which translates to MNKQFITILLFLIVLQANAQPQTSKDRIKNLMATGTIDFLSDKEKSMQAFNEVLKIDSNYSMAYYMRGQCYYALNMPVQAIEDFNRVIKLDPTNAKAYALKGVVYTDFLDYYNALRSYNMAVTLAKDQGNYYYSRGYVQLKMENFWYAVKDFEKAIDLGYKEKQVYYWMGFCYVILHDFPNAVVNLQIANEIGQRDADIYYYLGYSKMYLLEWDNALKDLEMAVNFDPAYAPAYFTKGYIYLHKQDFQRSVAAYTTGLQLTPGIARGHVNRGLAYQSLSMEAEALKDYEMAVLIDPKYAEAYLHRSKIWEKQQAYKKALADLEKYTILKPEDMIALYARGRMKLYNNDGTGACKDFRDAALKGNEQAIIAVEEICSKIDVNTDQEINK; encoded by the coding sequence ATGAACAAGCAATTTATTACTATCCTACTTTTCTTAATAGTTCTTCAGGCAAATGCTCAGCCTCAAACTTCAAAAGATCGCATAAAAAATTTAATGGCTACTGGTACGATCGACTTTTTATCGGATAAAGAAAAGTCAATGCAAGCATTTAACGAAGTTTTAAAAATTGATTCCAATTATTCTATGGCTTATTATATGAGAGGGCAATGTTATTATGCATTGAATATGCCCGTTCAGGCTATTGAAGATTTTAACAGGGTCATTAAACTGGATCCAACTAATGCAAAAGCATATGCTTTGAAAGGAGTGGTTTATACTGATTTTCTTGATTATTACAATGCTTTAAGATCATATAATATGGCTGTCACGCTGGCCAAAGACCAGGGGAACTACTATTATTCAAGAGGCTATGTTCAGCTAAAAATGGAAAATTTCTGGTATGCAGTAAAGGATTTTGAAAAAGCCATTGATCTGGGTTATAAGGAAAAACAAGTTTATTACTGGATGGGATTCTGTTATGTCATCCTCCACGATTTCCCAAATGCAGTGGTTAATCTACAAATTGCTAATGAAATTGGTCAACGTGATGCAGATATATATTATTATTTAGGATATAGCAAAATGTATCTTCTCGAATGGGATAACGCATTGAAAGATCTTGAAATGGCTGTAAACTTCGATCCCGCTTACGCTCCTGCTTATTTTACCAAAGGTTATATTTATTTGCATAAGCAAGATTTTCAACGATCAGTTGCCGCCTATACAACAGGTTTACAACTTACTCCTGGTATTGCCCGGGGTCATGTTAACAGAGGATTAGCCTATCAATCGCTAAGCATGGAAGCTGAGGCTTTAAAAGATTATGAGATGGCCGTCCTTATTGATCCAAAATACGCTGAAGCCTATTTACACCGATCTAAAATATGGGAGAAACAACAAGCCTATAAAAAAGCATTAGCCGATTTAGAAAAGTACACAATTTTAAAACCAGAAGACATGATTGCTCTCTATGCAAGAGGTCGAATGAAATTATATAATAATGACGGCACAGGTGCTTGCAAAGATTTCAGGGATGCAGCTCTTAAAGGAAATGAACAGGCTATCATTGCCGTAGAAGAAATTTGCAGCAAAATTGACGTGAATACTGATCAAGAAATCAACAAATAA